The Candidatus Eisenbacteria bacterium genome has a segment encoding these proteins:
- a CDS encoding DinB family protein, with amino-acid sequence MKETARIADQLHRSLAGPAWHGPSVLEVLAGLTPKQAAARPISGWKSIWDLALHQIVWQDAVRAHLAGRWPVIKLGGPKDWPPAPKPTLAAWNATLAKLRRSNAALVRAARAFPDSRLDRPLKEGASSAYVQLHGAVQHNLWHAGEMAALKRAQGLPVLKPKA; translated from the coding sequence ATGAAGGAAACCGCACGCATCGCCGACCAGCTTCACCGCAGCCTCGCGGGGCCCGCCTGGCACGGCCCGTCGGTGCTCGAAGTGCTGGCGGGGCTCACGCCGAAGCAGGCCGCCGCGAGGCCGATCTCCGGCTGGAAGAGCATCTGGGATCTGGCGCTTCATCAGATCGTCTGGCAGGACGCGGTGCGTGCGCATCTCGCGGGTCGCTGGCCGGTCATCAAGCTCGGCGGTCCGAAGGACTGGCCGCCCGCTCCGAAACCCACCCTGGCCGCGTGGAACGCGACGCTCGCGAAACTCCGGCGTTCCAACGCGGCGCTCGTCCGGGCCGCCCGCGCGTTTCCCGACTCGAGGCTCGACCGGCCTCTCAAGGAAGGCGCGTCGAGCGCATACGTGCAGCTGCACGGCGCCGTGCAGCACAACCTCTGGCACGCGGGCGAGATGGCCGCGCTCAAGCGGGCGCAGGGTCTGCCGGTGCTGAAGCCTAAGGCGTGA
- the rho gene encoding transcription termination factor Rho produces MSPQHPVRARRGPVRAPEPTTRPAAQRRPRPHRRTRAFGVTWGGAHFQPRRPRMEPQEIPAAPETGEAPATPSVGTAPGAQTLELQALKGKTMSELLRICQELEITGTSGLRKQELIFMILEGQTERNGLIFNEGVLEILPEGYGFLRSAQYNYLPGPDDIYVSPSQIKRFDLHTGDTVSGQVRPPKEGERYFALLRVEAVNFESPESAKGKILFDNLTPLYPIAKLNLETKDRCLETRIIDLLSPIGKGQRALITSPPKAGKTVLLQKLANAIAENHPEVVLIVLLIDERPEEVTDMQRSVKGEVVSSTFDEPAERHVQVAEMVIEKAKRLVEHGRDVVILLDSITRLARAHNTVVPHSGKILSGGVDANALQRPKRFFGSARNIEAGGSLTIVATALIETGSRMDEVIFEEFKGTGNSELVLDRKIADKRIFPAIDINRSGTRKEELLLAPDVLSRVWILRKFLNELNPVEAMEFLITRMSDTKTNKKFLENMNS; encoded by the coding sequence ATGTCTCCGCAGCATCCGGTTCGCGCCCGTCGCGGACCCGTTCGCGCACCCGAGCCGACCACGAGGCCAGCGGCCCAGCGCCGTCCACGGCCACACCGCCGCACGCGCGCCTTCGGCGTGACGTGGGGCGGCGCCCACTTCCAGCCAAGGCGACCGCGCATGGAACCCCAGGAGATCCCGGCAGCGCCCGAGACCGGCGAAGCCCCCGCGACCCCGTCCGTCGGCACGGCACCGGGCGCGCAGACGCTCGAGCTGCAGGCGCTCAAGGGCAAGACCATGTCCGAGCTGCTGCGCATCTGTCAGGAGCTCGAGATCACCGGCACGAGCGGCCTGCGCAAGCAGGAGCTGATCTTCATGATCCTCGAGGGCCAGACCGAGCGGAACGGCCTGATCTTCAACGAGGGCGTGCTCGAGATCCTGCCCGAGGGCTACGGTTTCCTGCGCTCGGCGCAATACAACTACCTGCCGGGGCCCGACGACATCTACGTCTCGCCTTCGCAGATCAAACGCTTCGACCTGCACACGGGCGACACCGTGTCGGGGCAGGTGCGGCCGCCCAAGGAAGGCGAACGCTACTTCGCGCTGCTGCGCGTCGAGGCCGTGAACTTCGAGAGCCCCGAGTCGGCGAAGGGCAAGATCCTGTTCGACAACCTGACGCCGCTCTACCCCATCGCGAAGCTCAACCTCGAGACCAAGGACCGCTGCCTCGAGACGCGCATCATTGACCTGCTTTCGCCGATCGGCAAGGGCCAGCGCGCGCTGATCACCTCGCCGCCCAAGGCGGGCAAGACGGTGCTGCTGCAGAAGCTCGCCAACGCCATCGCCGAGAACCATCCCGAGGTGGTGCTCATCGTGCTGCTGATTGACGAGCGCCCCGAGGAGGTCACCGACATGCAGCGCTCGGTGAAGGGCGAGGTCGTCTCGTCCACCTTCGACGAACCCGCCGAGCGCCACGTGCAGGTCGCCGAAATGGTGATCGAGAAGGCCAAGCGCCTCGTCGAGCACGGCCGCGACGTCGTCATCCTGCTCGATTCGATCACGCGCCTGGCGCGCGCGCACAACACGGTCGTGCCGCACTCGGGCAAGATCCTGTCGGGCGGCGTGGACGCGAACGCGCTGCAGCGCCCCAAGCGCTTCTTCGGGTCGGCGCGCAACATCGAAGCCGGCGGCTCGCTCACGATCGTCGCGACCGCGCTCATTGAGACCGGCTCGCGCATGGACGAGGTGATCTTCGAGGAGTTCAAGGGCACCGGAAACTCCGAGCTGGTCCTGGATCGCAAGATCGCCGACAAGCGCATTTTTCCGGCCATTGACATCAACCGCTCCGGCACCCGCAAGGAAGAGCTGCTGCTCGCGCCCGACGTGCTCTCGCGTGTCTGGATCCTGCGCAAGTTTCTCAACGAACTGAACCCGGTCGAGGCGATGGAGTTCCTCATCACGCGCATGAGCGACACCAAGACGAACAAGAAGTTTCTCGAGAACATGAACTCCTGA
- a CDS encoding DUF1929 domain-containing protein, with protein sequence MGTHVVLLREPQSNAAKVFLFGESGSNQKMKLWRFFADDDTLRLPPATFVDSLSVLESVAHPDTAVNDLFCNGHSVLPDGRMLFLGGNYQPRNACETVYTFDPAWFGGAANPWTTDATMAAERWYATATALPDGRTLAAAGEARSWFGAYGGRTNAGASDRTWRSLAFAARYYWGDTTAVPAEITPPTGLTRVRKNFPTAGQYPRAREDHAQAGIPSGTAVIFGGRQVVSAAEDTVLGDAWLVQPSPLPNDSVMTWIRLNQMDYDATPGLPEAIPCPRTRAAMVWAGVTWGDARTTLTGAQDSLACYLFGGLDSSGHALSDLWLGRVRPSASRLVDGYYRQVQDLAWQRVLPDDTPGRARYGHTLWFDPGDAGVSGAPYARLVVFGGQTNDSTLAPDSLYTFGVGSVAPAQWQALRPATDPVWGSPKARQGHMATQQRPMLRGESHKFYLFGGQDGRGNLLTDADARCTNGLDSHLWALSRSDTTAAGPNYEWDWIAWSCNQKPGPLPRARAAMAYDSWSERLVVVGGDLNGDGQAGGLTDSVWCIQVESYGSGVKNKWFQPPVRARGFPAMPPTKGLSLLAYGDAGYINESSLEAYDPSGTSPSCSPWSAPQGTWTTVTSQDSLSQRSISAYPYLFVLPDGRLFNAGPAPADRLDQPYRRFYSLATNQWSDDASHHFMDAAVMGSAVMYRPGKVLRAGSHGPSDQGTAHARTETIEIAAGQMPAWEVYGGQGNAPLTARMNHNLTLLPTGDVLATGGVTKPLSDGGLPVQRPQLWRVGAGSWNAIGDSLREDHKIRNYHSAALLLPDGRVMTSGGEDPNLADRVTVSIFEPPYLFSGDSYAHRPAIADGPEVLRYGEPFTLTLADAADLDSIRSVALLRPAAVTHGFDQSQRFVPLAFVARTAPARLLAWAPPDSFYAPPGEYMLFVTLGRGTGASSLPVPSLARWVTVRRPAGAQRDSLDVVPPRGGTYMNLSKVNACESTPAIRLRWNAPADDDTLAFSGKARSYNLRWTLNSSPPHFNQWTAKATAAPQAVFATEEVMVDGLQDQVWYRFALKAIGDNADSSALSNELVTNAVQCDDGGSSGGGGGGQYGTRAQTASRGDFGKPGAGSPSANENTLFPGVPLGARARDMLRLRQPPGLVGGQRRAYLRQGESRGLLVSQVRLLAADHAEGTEVVVAPSGELRAGVRAATTLARDRMGRDVTARATGLGAEPVYADSGEVLEISLPGQVSPAARTLVLELMAGGSQSAGVLVERDPGDGVWTQLAVVHPRRDWDVTALPEVRTERLRLTFKGAHALRFAGELAGASAVVARPAPLVHAVSTFAGEAFDAVGGTVDTTLAMVAGDTLSLLFGDLAPPQEGARTWLLEATGTPVAPSLAHLLAGRLAKDEPSGLPTAFAVHPAAPNPAHGTVRLAFDLPRRTSVRLEIFDPQGRRVRRFDGEYAAGRQALEWDLRHTNGPRLAPGIYSFRVVAGTFRAQRKLVVLP encoded by the coding sequence GTGGGCACGCACGTCGTGCTGCTGCGCGAGCCGCAGTCGAACGCGGCCAAGGTGTTCCTGTTCGGGGAGTCGGGCTCGAACCAGAAGATGAAGCTGTGGCGATTCTTCGCGGACGACGACACGCTGCGGCTGCCACCGGCGACCTTCGTGGACTCGCTGTCGGTGCTGGAATCGGTCGCGCATCCGGACACGGCGGTGAACGACCTGTTCTGCAACGGACATTCGGTGCTGCCCGATGGGCGGATGCTGTTCCTGGGCGGGAACTACCAGCCGCGGAACGCCTGCGAGACGGTGTACACATTTGATCCGGCGTGGTTCGGCGGGGCGGCGAATCCGTGGACGACGGACGCGACCATGGCGGCCGAGCGCTGGTACGCGACGGCGACGGCGCTGCCGGACGGGCGCACGCTGGCGGCGGCGGGTGAAGCGCGGAGCTGGTTCGGGGCCTACGGCGGCCGCACGAACGCCGGCGCCAGCGACCGCACGTGGCGTTCGCTGGCGTTCGCGGCGCGATACTACTGGGGCGACACGACGGCGGTGCCGGCGGAGATAACGCCGCCCACGGGGCTGACCCGGGTGCGGAAGAACTTTCCGACTGCGGGGCAGTACCCGCGTGCGCGGGAGGACCACGCGCAGGCCGGCATCCCGAGCGGCACGGCGGTGATCTTCGGTGGCCGGCAGGTGGTGTCGGCCGCCGAGGACACGGTGCTGGGAGATGCCTGGCTCGTGCAGCCCTCGCCGCTGCCGAACGATTCGGTCATGACCTGGATCCGGCTCAATCAGATGGACTACGACGCGACCCCCGGCCTGCCCGAGGCGATTCCGTGCCCGCGCACGCGCGCGGCGATGGTTTGGGCGGGCGTGACCTGGGGGGATGCGAGGACGACTCTGACCGGCGCGCAGGACAGTCTGGCCTGCTATCTGTTCGGCGGCCTCGATTCGAGCGGGCACGCGCTGAGCGATCTGTGGCTCGGGCGGGTCCGTCCCTCGGCCTCGCGCCTGGTGGACGGCTACTACCGGCAGGTGCAGGACCTTGCCTGGCAGCGTGTGCTGCCCGACGACACGCCGGGTCGTGCCCGCTACGGCCACACGCTGTGGTTCGACCCGGGCGATGCCGGCGTGAGCGGGGCTCCGTACGCGCGGCTCGTCGTGTTCGGCGGGCAGACGAACGACAGCACCCTCGCTCCGGACAGCCTCTACACCTTCGGTGTGGGCAGCGTCGCGCCGGCGCAGTGGCAGGCATTGCGGCCGGCGACGGATCCGGTCTGGGGCTCGCCGAAGGCGCGCCAGGGGCACATGGCGACGCAGCAGCGGCCGATGCTGCGCGGGGAGTCGCACAAGTTCTACCTGTTCGGCGGCCAGGACGGGCGCGGCAATCTGCTGACGGACGCCGATGCGCGCTGCACCAACGGACTCGACTCGCACCTGTGGGCGCTGAGCCGTTCGGACACGACCGCGGCGGGTCCGAACTACGAATGGGACTGGATCGCGTGGTCGTGCAATCAGAAGCCAGGTCCGCTGCCGCGCGCGCGCGCGGCGATGGCCTACGACAGCTGGAGCGAGCGGCTGGTGGTGGTCGGCGGCGATCTGAACGGCGACGGCCAGGCGGGCGGGCTCACGGACTCGGTGTGGTGCATTCAGGTCGAAAGCTACGGATCCGGGGTCAAGAACAAGTGGTTCCAGCCACCCGTGCGGGCCCGGGGTTTTCCCGCCATGCCGCCGACCAAGGGCCTGTCGCTGCTCGCGTACGGGGACGCGGGCTACATCAACGAGAGCAGCCTGGAAGCGTACGATCCGAGCGGCACGTCGCCGTCGTGCTCGCCGTGGTCGGCGCCGCAGGGAACGTGGACCACCGTGACGAGCCAGGATTCGCTCAGCCAGCGATCCATCTCGGCGTATCCCTACCTGTTCGTGTTGCCGGACGGACGGCTCTTCAACGCCGGTCCGGCCCCGGCGGATCGGCTGGATCAGCCGTACCGGCGGTTCTACAGCCTCGCCACGAACCAGTGGTCGGACGACGCCTCCCACCATTTCATGGATGCCGCGGTGATGGGATCGGCGGTCATGTACCGGCCGGGGAAGGTGCTGCGGGCGGGCTCGCACGGCCCCAGCGACCAGGGTACGGCGCATGCCCGGACCGAAACGATCGAGATCGCGGCGGGGCAGATGCCGGCGTGGGAGGTTTACGGAGGACAAGGGAACGCCCCGTTGACCGCCCGGATGAATCACAATTTGACGTTGCTGCCCACCGGCGACGTTCTGGCGACCGGGGGCGTGACCAAGCCGCTCAGCGATGGCGGCTTGCCTGTCCAGCGCCCACAACTCTGGCGAGTCGGTGCGGGATCCTGGAACGCGATCGGGGACTCGTTGCGAGAAGATCACAAGATCCGCAACTATCACTCGGCCGCACTGCTCCTTCCGGACGGACGCGTGATGACCTCAGGGGGCGAGGATCCGAACCTGGCGGATCGGGTGACGGTGAGCATCTTCGAGCCGCCGTACCTGTTCAGCGGCGATAGCTATGCGCATCGCCCGGCGATCGCCGACGGGCCCGAGGTCCTGCGCTACGGCGAGCCGTTCACACTGACGCTCGCCGACGCGGCCGATCTGGACTCGATTCGCAGCGTCGCTCTGCTGCGGCCGGCGGCAGTCACGCACGGCTTCGACCAGAGCCAGCGCTTCGTGCCGCTGGCGTTCGTGGCGCGGACGGCCCCGGCGCGTCTGCTGGCGTGGGCGCCGCCCGACAGCTTCTACGCGCCGCCGGGTGAGTACATGCTGTTCGTCACCCTCGGCCGCGGCACCGGTGCCAGCTCCTTGCCCGTGCCCTCGCTTGCCAGGTGGGTGACGGTGCGCCGACCTGCGGGCGCCCAGCGCGATTCGCTCGACGTCGTGCCCCCGCGGGGTGGGACGTACATGAACCTGAGCAAGGTCAACGCGTGCGAGAGCACGCCGGCGATTCGGCTGCGCTGGAACGCCCCGGCCGATGACGACACGCTGGCGTTTTCGGGCAAGGCGAGGAGCTACAACCTGCGCTGGACGCTCAACAGCAGCCCGCCGCATTTCAACCAGTGGACGGCGAAGGCGACTGCGGCGCCCCAGGCGGTCTTCGCGACCGAGGAGGTGATGGTGGACGGTCTGCAGGACCAGGTCTGGTACCGGTTTGCTCTGAAGGCGATCGGTGACAACGCCGACAGCTCGGCGCTCTCCAACGAACTCGTGACGAACGCCGTCCAGTGTGACGACGGCGGCAGCTCGGGCGGTGGGGGCGGCGGCCAGTACGGCACTCGTGCCCAGACGGCGAGCCGGGGCGACTTCGGGAAGCCCGGCGCGGGCAGCCCATCCGCGAACGAGAACACGCTCTTCCCCGGCGTGCCGCTCGGCGCACGAGCACGGGACATGCTGCGCCTGCGGCAGCCGCCGGGACTGGTCGGTGGTCAGCGGCGGGCGTACCTCCGCCAGGGCGAGAGCCGCGGGCTGCTCGTCTCGCAGGTGCGACTACTCGCGGCCGACCACGCGGAGGGAACCGAGGTGGTTGTGGCCCCGTCTGGGGAGTTGCGGGCAGGCGTTCGCGCCGCCACGACGCTCGCTCGCGACCGGATGGGGCGCGATGTCACGGCGCGGGCGACCGGTCTTGGAGCCGAGCCGGTCTACGCCGACTCGGGCGAGGTGCTCGAGATCTCCCTGCCGGGGCAGGTGTCACCGGCCGCGCGCACGCTTGTGCTCGAGCTGATGGCAGGCGGGAGCCAGTCGGCCGGCGTGCTCGTCGAGCGCGACCCTGGCGACGGGGTGTGGACACAGTTGGCGGTGGTTCACCCGCGGCGTGACTGGGACGTAACCGCCCTGCCGGAGGTTCGGACCGAACGGCTGCGGCTCACGTTCAAGGGCGCCCATGCACTGCGTTTCGCCGGTGAGCTCGCAGGTGCGAGCGCGGTCGTGGCGCGGCCGGCGCCTCTCGTTCATGCCGTGAGCACTTTCGCCGGTGAAGCGTTCGACGCGGTAGGTGGCACGGTGGACACGACCCTGGCGATGGTCGCGGGCGACACGCTCTCGCTGCTCTTCGGTGATCTGGCGCCGCCGCAGGAGGGCGCGCGCACGTGGCTGCTGGAGGCGACGGGCACGCCGGTGGCGCCTTCGCTGGCGCACTTGCTCGCCGGTCGCCTGGCGAAGGATGAGCCGAGTGGCCTTCCGACCGCCTTCGCGGTTCACCCGGCGGCGCCCAACCCGGCGCACGGCACGGTCCGGCTGGCGTTCGATCTGCCGCGGCGCACGAGCGTTCGCCTGGAGATCTTCGATCCGCAGGGTCGCCGGGTGAGGCGCTTCGACGGCGAGTACGCCGCAGGCCGGCAGGCGTTGGAGTGGGACCTGCGGCACACGAACGGTCCGCGCTTGGCGCCCGGGATCTACTCGTTCCGGGTGGTGGCCGGCACGTTCCGGGCGCAGCGCAAGCTGGTGGTGCTGCCATGA
- a CDS encoding PD40 domain-containing protein, whose product MRAARRVKFARVALALAALLAGLAVSVAPQSAVPSAPATPAAPATPPSFRQDVAWSPDGQTIAWSEYSIVEPDSSPSWSIWSSTPAGTRRVRLVPNAQWVDFSPDGRRLVYGAQVDGNWDVYSARRDGSDARRLTRDPAVDREPAWSPRGDRIAFTSNRDGAQELFVMNADGSNPRRLTNDSTDSHNPAWSADGTKLVWYARDAGGDRLHVASADGSNAAVVPTTDAGAIHPCFLPDGRLLFAGLTPAGRRLLTTIATDGSNQVVLGGIEAFYARPSRDGRRIAFLAGAWPRSRICVARADGSAARIVIGDPREQR is encoded by the coding sequence GTGCGCGCGGCGCGGCGGGTGAAGTTCGCACGCGTCGCTCTCGCGCTGGCGGCGTTGCTCGCCGGTCTGGCGGTGTCCGTCGCGCCGCAATCCGCCGTTCCGTCCGCGCCGGCGACGCCGGCCGCGCCCGCCACGCCGCCGTCGTTCCGGCAGGACGTCGCCTGGTCGCCCGACGGCCAGACGATCGCCTGGTCCGAGTACTCGATCGTCGAGCCGGACAGCTCGCCGAGCTGGAGCATCTGGAGCTCGACTCCCGCCGGCACCCGGCGCGTGCGCCTCGTTCCGAACGCGCAGTGGGTGGACTTCTCGCCCGATGGCCGCCGGCTCGTCTATGGCGCGCAGGTGGACGGCAACTGGGACGTGTACAGCGCCCGGCGGGACGGGTCCGACGCCCGGCGGCTGACGCGCGACCCGGCGGTGGATCGCGAGCCGGCATGGTCGCCGCGCGGCGACCGGATCGCATTCACCTCGAACCGCGACGGCGCGCAGGAGCTGTTCGTGATGAACGCCGACGGCTCGAACCCACGAAGGCTGACGAACGATTCGACCGACTCGCACAATCCGGCCTGGTCGGCCGACGGCACGAAGCTCGTCTGGTACGCGCGTGACGCGGGCGGCGATCGCCTGCACGTCGCGAGCGCCGACGGCTCGAACGCCGCGGTCGTGCCCACGACCGACGCGGGCGCGATCCATCCCTGCTTCCTGCCCGACGGACGGCTGCTGTTCGCCGGGCTCACCCCGGCGGGCCGAAGGCTGCTGACCACCATCGCGACCGACGGCTCGAACCAGGTCGTGCTGGGAGGAATCGAGGCCTTCTACGCCCGCCCCTCGCGCGACGGCCGCCGCATCGCGTTCCTCGCCGGCGCCTGGCCGCGCTCGCGCATTTGCGTCGCCCGCGCCGACGGCAGCGCCGCGCGAATCGTGATCGGCGACCCGCGCGAGCAGCGGTAG